In the genome of Hugenholtzia roseola DSM 9546, one region contains:
- the rplO gene encoding 50S ribosomal protein L15 — MKLHNLQPAAGSVKAETRIARGQGSGKGGTATRGHKGAQSRSGYSHKKGFEGGQMPLQRRIPKFGFKNFNRVEYKPINLDTLEKLASEKGISTITPEVLYANGLVGKTDRVKILNRGALQSKIEVSAHAFSEAAKAKIEEVGGSVATL; from the coding sequence ATGAAACTACATAACCTTCAACCCGCAGCGGGTTCGGTCAAAGCCGAAACACGTATCGCACGTGGGCAAGGCTCTGGTAAGGGCGGAACGGCTACCCGTGGTCATAAGGGCGCACAGTCGCGCTCTGGCTACAGCCACAAGAAAGGCTTCGAAGGCGGTCAGATGCCTTTGCAGCGTCGTATTCCTAAGTTCGGTTTTAAGAATTTCAATCGAGTAGAGTATAAGCCCATCAACTTAGACACCCTCGAGAAATTGGCGAGCGAAAAAGGTATCTCTACCATCACCCCTGAAGTGTTGTATGCCAACGGACTGGTAGGCAAGACAGACAGAGTCAAAATCCTAAACCGCGGCGCACTTCAAAGCAAAATCGAGGTCTCGGCACATGCTTTCTCGGAGGCTGCCAAAGCCAAAATCGAGGAAGTGGGTGGCTCAGTCGCTACGCTTTAA
- the rpmD gene encoding 50S ribosomal protein L30, with protein MAKIKITQTRSTIKRPQAQRLTLKALGLHKIHQSVEQEDSETIKGMIRKVAHLVKVEAL; from the coding sequence ATGGCTAAAATCAAAATCACCCAAACTCGCAGCACCATTAAGCGTCCCCAAGCACAACGCTTGACGCTCAAAGCCCTGGGGCTGCACAAAATTCATCAGTCGGTAGAGCAAGAAGACTCTGAAACTATCAAAGGCATGATTAGAAAAGTGGCACACTTAGTTAAAGTGGAAGCCCTCTAA
- the rpsE gene encoding 30S ribosomal protein S5, giving the protein MNLNTVKVAETGELKEKVVAVNRVAKVVKGGRRFSFSALVVVGNGEGVVGYGLGKALEVQDAINKAVEDAKKNLVKVPIINATVPHDIIGKFGAAKVLLKPASKGTGVIAGGGARAVLEAAGINNVLAKSQGSNNPGNVVRATVNALLNMRDAHSVAQQRNVKLSKVFNG; this is encoded by the coding sequence ATGAACCTCAATACGGTAAAAGTAGCCGAAACGGGCGAATTGAAGGAAAAAGTTGTTGCTGTGAATCGGGTTGCCAAAGTAGTGAAAGGCGGACGCAGATTTAGCTTCTCAGCATTAGTTGTCGTGGGCAATGGCGAAGGCGTAGTAGGATACGGCTTAGGAAAGGCTCTCGAAGTACAAGATGCTATCAATAAAGCGGTAGAAGATGCCAAGAAAAACTTGGTTAAAGTTCCTATCATCAATGCCACTGTCCCACACGATATTATCGGCAAATTCGGCGCAGCCAAGGTATTGCTCAAACCTGCTTCAAAAGGTACAGGTGTTATCGCTGGTGGCGGCGCACGTGCCGTCTTAGAAGCAGCAGGCATCAACAACGTCCTTGCCAAATCGCAGGGTTCTAATAATCCCGGCAACGTCGTTCGCGCTACTGTCAATGCCTTGCTCAATATGCGTGATGCCCATTCGGTAGCACAACAACGCAACGTTAAACTTTCCAAAGTGTTCAACGGCTAA